A genomic segment from Neisseria perflava encodes:
- a CDS encoding acetyl-CoA carboxylase carboxyltransferase subunit alpha, whose amino-acid sequence MKPVFLDFEQPIAELTNKIDELRFVQDESAVDISDEIARLKKKSSELTKSIFSKLTPAQISQVSRHPQRPYTLDYINGIFTDFEELHGDRHYSDDHAIVGGLARFNGQSVMVIGHQKGRDTKEKIRRNFGMPRPEGYRKALRLMKTAEKFNIPVMTFVDTPGAYPGIGAEERGQSEAIGRNLYELTRLHVPVLCTIIGEGGSGGALAVAVGDYVNMLQYSTYSVISPEGCASILWKTAEKAADAAQALGITAKRLQELDVIDKVIDEPLGGAHRDFETTMKNVKTVLEQQLSEAQSMTMSDLLSRRFDRIMAYGKFTDK is encoded by the coding sequence ATGAAACCCGTTTTTTTGGACTTCGAACAACCCATCGCCGAATTAACCAATAAAATTGACGAGTTGCGATTCGTACAAGACGAATCTGCCGTTGATATTTCCGACGAGATTGCCAGACTGAAAAAGAAAAGCAGCGAGTTGACCAAGTCAATTTTCAGCAAGCTGACTCCGGCTCAAATTTCACAAGTATCCCGCCATCCGCAACGTCCTTATACTTTGGACTATATCAACGGTATTTTTACCGATTTTGAAGAGTTGCACGGCGACCGCCATTATTCTGACGATCATGCCATTGTCGGCGGTTTGGCACGTTTCAACGGCCAAAGCGTGATGGTTATCGGCCATCAGAAAGGCCGCGATACCAAAGAAAAAATCCGCCGCAATTTCGGTATGCCGCGTCCTGAGGGTTACCGTAAAGCACTGCGCTTGATGAAGACTGCCGAAAAATTCAATATTCCGGTCATGACCTTTGTCGATACCCCGGGCGCGTATCCGGGCATCGGCGCGGAAGAACGCGGCCAGTCTGAAGCCATTGGCCGTAATTTGTACGAACTGACCCGCCTGCATGTGCCGGTATTGTGCACCATCATTGGCGAAGGCGGTTCGGGTGGGGCGTTGGCAGTGGCTGTCGGCGACTACGTCAATATGCTGCAATACTCGACTTATTCGGTGATTTCTCCCGAAGGCTGCGCTTCTATTCTTTGGAAAACTGCTGAAAAAGCAGCAGATGCCGCGCAAGCATTGGGTATTACCGCCAAACGCCTGCAAGAGTTGGACGTCATCGATAAAGTGATTGATGAGCCTTTGGGCGGCGCACACCGTGATTTTGAAACCACGATGAAAAACGTTAAAACCGTTTTAGAACAGCAATTAAGCGAAGCTCAAAGCATGACCATGTCTGACTTGCTTTCCCGCCGTTTCGACCGCATCATGGCTTACGGTAAATTTACCGATAAATAA
- a CDS encoding RNA-binding S4 domain-containing protein, with the protein MKNDHDNTSMRLDKWLWAARFFKTRALAQKHIELGRVLVNGSKVKNSKNISAGDTIDMTLNSLPYKFKVAALNHQRRPAPEARLLYEEDMKTAAEREAQKQLDQASRISAAYPDGRPTKRDRRQLDRMKRDSW; encoded by the coding sequence ATGAAAAACGATCATGATAATACGTCCATGCGCTTGGACAAATGGCTGTGGGCCGCGCGCTTTTTCAAGACCCGCGCGCTGGCACAAAAACATATTGAGCTGGGCAGGGTTTTGGTAAACGGCTCGAAGGTGAAAAACAGCAAAAATATTTCCGCCGGCGACACCATCGACATGACTTTGAATTCCCTTCCCTACAAATTCAAAGTTGCCGCGCTCAATCATCAACGCCGCCCGGCACCGGAAGCGCGTTTACTCTACGAAGAAGACATGAAAACGGCTGCCGAACGCGAAGCTCAAAAACAGCTCGACCAAGCCAGCCGCATCAGTGCCGCTTATCCGGACGGGCGCCCAACCAAACGCGACCGCCGCCAGCTTGACCGTATGAAGCGCGATAGCTGGTAA
- the recD gene encoding exodeoxyribonuclease V subunit alpha, translating into MNPTDSILSSAADAAIAFFRRHEVQGASVIEPYVVRLFAALQNGHSFIYLDKADVDALSNLPNLVGNADKPLILQDRKLFLGRMWQLEHDLAVEIKRLASAAAEEVNFMAASKSLSDWFDPKDSKEQRDAAALALLQNFMLITGGPGTGKTTTVAKLLGLICNNSTKLPRIALAAPTGKAAAHMARALQRALDGFDLSPNIKAHLENLEGQTVHRLLKLRPPQMRPAFNHEHPLALDVLVVDEASMLDLPLVLDLLRAVPTSCRLVLLGDENQLPSVGLGAVLAALSRPTVLDKETAEKLEVYLPNHGFEIKERPQALSQNNAKLTFSHRFGADSGIGCLARAVVSGEKQTAVEQFDKFPKELEMKSGRLKEQVALLYQKQQDYWQAVAENNVALAYGHAADVVVLAAWRQDADDLNQAYQEYLQRQGKVSGETPWFAGQIIMITHNDYMLEVFNGDIGLIMKDEESLNGLSAYFPEKDGFKKITISRLPDFESAFAMTVHKSQGSEYREVWLLPPSVPATTEGEEEARGLDKALLYTAITRARERFVFWGNAEELCQAVGCHQKRRTALADALERQFEQPDMQASV; encoded by the coding sequence ATGAATCCGACCGACTCTATCCTTTCCTCTGCCGCAGATGCGGCCATTGCGTTTTTCCGCCGCCACGAAGTACAGGGCGCATCCGTTATTGAGCCTTATGTGGTTCGACTGTTTGCAGCCTTGCAAAACGGGCATTCGTTTATTTATTTGGATAAAGCGGATGTCGATGCCTTAAGCAACTTGCCGAATTTGGTCGGCAATGCGGATAAACCGCTTATCCTGCAAGACCGGAAATTGTTTTTAGGGCGGATGTGGCAGTTGGAGCATGATTTGGCTGTCGAAATCAAACGGCTGGCAAGTGCCGCGGCGGAAGAAGTGAATTTCATGGCGGCTTCAAAAAGCCTGAGCGACTGGTTTGATCCTAAAGACAGTAAAGAGCAGAGGGATGCTGCGGCTTTGGCCTTGCTGCAAAACTTTATGCTGATTACCGGCGGGCCGGGTACGGGTAAGACCACGACCGTCGCAAAGCTTTTGGGTCTGATTTGCAATAACAGTACGAAGCTGCCCCGTATTGCGTTGGCCGCGCCGACGGGCAAGGCGGCTGCGCATATGGCACGGGCTTTGCAGCGGGCTTTAGATGGCTTTGATTTGTCTCCGAACATTAAAGCGCATTTGGAAAACTTGGAAGGGCAGACTGTCCATCGATTGTTGAAATTGCGGCCGCCGCAAATGCGCCCCGCGTTCAATCATGAACATCCGCTTGCTTTGGATGTTTTGGTGGTGGATGAGGCTTCGATGTTGGATTTGCCGCTGGTGTTGGATTTATTGCGTGCCGTGCCGACCAGTTGTCGTTTGGTGTTGCTTGGCGATGAAAACCAGTTGCCGTCGGTTGGCTTGGGTGCCGTATTGGCGGCGTTGTCGCGTCCGACGGTTTTGGATAAAGAAACTGCTGAAAAGCTGGAAGTTTATCTGCCCAATCATGGCTTTGAGATTAAAGAGCGGCCTCAGGCTTTATCGCAAAACAATGCCAAATTGACGTTCAGCCACCGTTTTGGTGCAGACAGCGGCATTGGTTGTTTGGCAAGGGCGGTGGTATCCGGGGAAAAGCAAACTGCGGTCGAACAGTTTGACAAGTTTCCCAAAGAGTTGGAAATGAAATCAGGCCGTCTGAAAGAGCAGGTTGCTTTGCTGTATCAAAAGCAACAGGATTATTGGCAGGCCGTGGCAGAGAATAATGTTGCACTCGCCTATGGTCATGCTGCCGATGTGGTGGTATTGGCGGCTTGGCGGCAGGATGCGGATGATTTGAATCAGGCTTATCAAGAATATTTGCAACGGCAAGGCAAGGTTTCGGGCGAAACGCCTTGGTTTGCCGGACAGATCATCATGATTACCCACAATGATTACATGCTGGAAGTGTTTAACGGCGACATCGGGCTGATTATGAAAGATGAAGAATCGTTGAATGGCTTGTCTGCCTATTTTCCTGAGAAAGATGGATTCAAAAAAATTACCATCAGCCGTTTGCCCGATTTTGAATCGGCTTTTGCCATGACGGTGCACAAGAGCCAAGGTTCGGAATATCGGGAAGTATGGCTGTTGCCCCCGTCAGTGCCTGCAACGACGGAGGGCGAAGAGGAAGCCCGAGGATTGGATAAGGCTTTGCTTTACACGGCCATTACCCGCGCGCGTGAACGTTTTGTGTTTTGGGGAAATGCAGAGGAATTGTGTCAGGCTGTGGGATGCCACCAAAAACGCAGGACGGCATTGGCCGATGCCTTGGAACGGCAGTTTGAACAACCTGATATGCAGGCTTCTGTTTGA
- the lolD gene encoding lipoprotein-releasing ABC transporter ATP-binding protein LolD, translating to MSKTILKCIGVGKSYNDGALNVQVLNHLDFEVAEAESVSIIGSSGSGKSTLLHLLGGLDMPSEGKVILMDQDLGGLSQKQLGELRNRYLGFVYQFHHLLPEFSALENVMMPLLIGKMPKAMAEEKAVKMLKKVGLDKRMLHRPSELSGGERQRAAIARALVNEPKCLLADEPTGNLDRKNAQNVLDMMLDLKRELNTSLIVVTHDDELAERFDRVMTMKDGSLQALQ from the coding sequence ATGAGTAAGACAATTTTGAAATGTATCGGCGTTGGCAAAAGCTATAATGACGGCGCATTGAATGTACAAGTGTTGAATCATTTAGATTTTGAAGTTGCCGAAGCGGAAAGTGTGAGTATTATCGGTTCATCAGGCAGCGGTAAATCTACGTTGCTGCACCTTCTTGGTGGATTGGATATGCCGTCTGAAGGCAAGGTAATACTGATGGATCAGGATTTGGGCGGTTTGAGCCAAAAACAGTTGGGCGAATTGCGCAACCGTTATTTGGGCTTTGTGTATCAATTCCACCATCTATTGCCTGAGTTTTCTGCTTTGGAAAATGTCATGATGCCGCTTTTAATCGGCAAAATGCCCAAGGCGATGGCTGAGGAGAAGGCTGTCAAGATGCTGAAAAAGGTCGGCTTGGATAAGCGTATGCTGCACCGTCCAAGCGAACTTTCCGGCGGCGAGCGTCAGCGTGCGGCGATTGCCCGTGCTTTGGTTAATGAGCCGAAATGCCTGTTGGCAGATGAGCCGACGGGGAACCTTGACCGTAAAAATGCGCAAAATGTGCTGGACATGATGCTGGATTTGAAACGCGAATTGAACACCAGCCTGATTGTGGTAACCCATGATGACGAGCTGGCTGAACGTTTCGACCGGGTAATGACCATGAAAGACGGCAGCCTGCAAGCGCTGCAATAA
- a CDS encoding lipoprotein-releasing ABC transporter permease subunit, producing MASLETWIGLRYLRAKKRNGFMSFITMISIAGIALGVTALIVVLSVMNGFQKEIRGQLLNVAPHAEIGYYDVGSAPGWQNLREFVKGKKEVLASAPYVSDQALLANAGEVRGVQIRGILPSEEKNVVDYGKDMPAGSFDDLKPGEFDIILGQGLAEALGTELGGKVTVITPEGNVTPAGVVPRLKQFNVVGVVKTGVYEVDNTLAMTHIKDAQVLYRLGENVGGLRLRLADPQNAPSFIAKLIPDAKKDEVWVRDWTFNNRSYFEAVELEKRMMFIILTLIIAVAAFNLVSSLVMAVTEKQADIAILRTLGLSPGGVMKIFLVQGAFAGFFGTLVGVVCGVLLGWNVGKIVAFFEDLFGVHLINSQVYFIDYLPSDVNLKDVAVIACISLGLAFIATLYPSWRAAKTQPAEALRYE from the coding sequence ATGGCTTCTTTAGAAACTTGGATAGGCCTGCGTTATTTGCGTGCGAAAAAACGCAACGGCTTTATGTCATTTATTACCATGATTTCAATCGCCGGTATCGCCTTGGGCGTAACGGCGCTGATTGTGGTGCTATCAGTGATGAACGGATTTCAGAAAGAGATACGCGGTCAATTGTTGAACGTCGCACCTCATGCAGAAATCGGCTATTACGATGTCGGCAGTGCGCCGGGTTGGCAGAATTTGCGCGAATTTGTAAAAGGCAAAAAGGAAGTATTGGCCAGCGCGCCTTATGTTTCCGATCAGGCTTTGCTTGCCAATGCCGGTGAAGTGCGCGGTGTGCAGATACGCGGTATCTTGCCGTCTGAAGAAAAAAATGTCGTTGATTACGGCAAGGATATGCCGGCCGGCAGTTTCGACGATTTGAAGCCGGGCGAATTTGATATTATTTTAGGCCAAGGGCTGGCTGAGGCATTGGGTACGGAGCTTGGCGGTAAAGTTACTGTGATTACGCCGGAGGGTAATGTCACTCCTGCCGGCGTGGTGCCGCGCTTGAAGCAGTTTAATGTGGTCGGTGTGGTAAAAACCGGTGTTTATGAAGTCGATAACACATTGGCCATGACGCATATCAAGGATGCGCAAGTCTTGTATCGACTGGGAGAAAATGTCGGTGGGCTGCGTTTACGATTGGCTGATCCGCAGAATGCACCGTCTTTCATTGCCAAGTTGATTCCTGATGCTAAAAAAGATGAAGTATGGGTGCGCGACTGGACGTTTAACAACCGCAGCTATTTTGAAGCCGTTGAGTTGGAAAAACGCATGATGTTCATCATTTTGACACTGATTATCGCGGTTGCTGCGTTTAACCTCGTCTCTTCCTTAGTAATGGCGGTAACGGAAAAACAAGCCGATATTGCGATTTTGCGCACGTTAGGTTTGTCCCCGGGCGGCGTTATGAAGATTTTCTTGGTGCAGGGTGCTTTTGCGGGGTTCTTCGGTACGCTTGTGGGCGTGGTATGCGGCGTATTGCTGGGTTGGAATGTCGGCAAGATTGTTGCGTTTTTTGAAGACCTGTTTGGCGTTCATTTGATTAACTCTCAAGTTTATTTCATCGATTACCTGCCTAGTGATGTGAACTTGAAAGATGTTGCCGTTATTGCCTGCATTTCGCTTGGCTTGGCATTTATCGCCACACTGTATCCGAGCTGGCGTGCTGCGAAAACCCAACCTGCGGAGGCTTTGCGTTATGAGTAA
- the recR gene encoding recombination mediator RecR encodes MSKNPDAFVRLINALKILPNVGPKSAQRMAYQLLQYKREEAQELVDALQFALRQVQHCRMCNTFCEGDLCEICADEKRDKSRLMIVHMPADVSSMEAANCHDGLYFVLMGQVSPAQGMDISAVALDKLVVRLQASDIEEIIIATNFTAEGDATAYVLAELFKNLPYKVSRLARGIPLGGEMEYVDAGTLAQAVYDRRNIQS; translated from the coding sequence ATGAGTAAAAATCCTGATGCCTTTGTCCGCTTGATTAATGCATTAAAAATCCTGCCCAATGTCGGCCCAAAATCCGCCCAGCGTATGGCTTACCAGCTTTTACAGTACAAACGCGAAGAAGCGCAGGAGTTGGTGGATGCTTTGCAGTTTGCTTTGAGACAGGTGCAACATTGTCGGATGTGCAACACATTTTGCGAAGGCGATTTGTGTGAAATTTGCGCAGACGAAAAACGCGATAAAAGCCGTTTGATGATTGTGCATATGCCGGCGGATGTCTCCAGCATGGAGGCGGCTAATTGTCATGATGGCCTGTATTTCGTTCTGATGGGGCAAGTCAGTCCGGCGCAGGGCATGGATATTTCGGCAGTAGCGTTAGATAAGCTGGTTGTCCGTTTGCAGGCGAGTGATATTGAGGAAATTATCATTGCAACCAACTTCACAGCCGAAGGCGATGCGACAGCATATGTATTGGCGGAATTGTTTAAAAATCTTCCTTATAAAGTCAGTCGATTGGCGAGGGGAATCCCTTTGGGTGGTGAGATGGAATATGTGGATGCTGGTACTTTGGCTCAGGCTGTTTACGATAGAAGGAATATTCAATCTTAA
- a CDS encoding SurA N-terminal domain-containing protein gives MFHIVEKYKTPAQIVLGIIGLTFIGFGANNLSSPGSDYIVKVGDEKVSEHALQIAIQNEQAAGNNAPSRDAIFQSLLQRAYLKQGAKLMGIAVSQEQIKQVIVDDPNFHDASGKFSQDLLKKYLDQRKMTEDQFVEDIREQFQLQNLLNLVQNGALVSDAQARQLINLTQATRTIRSFTFSPEAFAAQVKVDDAALQKYYEAHKKDYLIPQAVKLEYVALNIKDLADKQTVSAEEVQKAYDSKSVDLSPRAEIAHIFIPVMPNGDEASNAEIKAEVDKMAAELKAHPDAFAELAAKYSKDLSSSNKGGNLGYLSKSGGSGFGPEFDKAAFALGKGEVSDTVKSSLGYHVIKVLNVEAEPTLEQAKARIEAALKLKKAASAFNAAKEKLGEDAFNDPSSLAKAAANSGLKVENLDEWVTKAGAKEAGLPEALINAAFSDDVLKKKHNSEVIAINNDTVWVIRAKEVREEKIAPFAEVKDTVRAAYLRSEAAKLAEKKAQETLAALKAGKAADIQWSPVSQLSAQDARKTMSPEAYAALLKARPVGGKPAYTLLEGMPAPVIMEVQSVSAPENADSQIPAAKQALVQQLSANVFDNLLQYLDKKIDRKQGAQQVNNAAE, from the coding sequence ATGTTCCATATTGTTGAAAAATATAAAACACCCGCCCAGATTGTTTTAGGTATCATCGGTCTGACCTTTATCGGATTCGGTGCCAATAACTTGTCTTCGCCGGGTTCTGATTACATTGTCAAAGTCGGGGATGAGAAGGTCAGCGAGCATGCTTTACAGATTGCGATACAAAATGAGCAGGCTGCCGGCAATAATGCGCCTTCGCGTGATGCGATATTCCAATCTTTATTGCAAAGAGCTTACCTGAAGCAGGGTGCCAAGCTGATGGGCATTGCTGTGTCTCAGGAACAAATCAAGCAAGTTATCGTGGATGATCCGAATTTCCATGATGCTTCTGGCAAATTCAGTCAGGATTTGCTCAAGAAGTATTTGGATCAGCGCAAAATGACGGAGGATCAGTTTGTTGAAGACATCCGTGAACAGTTCCAATTGCAAAATCTGTTGAATTTGGTGCAAAACGGTGCGTTGGTCAGCGATGCGCAAGCGCGTCAGTTGATTAACCTGACTCAAGCAACACGTACCATCCGTTCATTTACTTTCAGCCCTGAAGCATTTGCGGCACAAGTAAAAGTAGATGATGCGGCTTTGCAAAAGTATTATGAAGCGCATAAGAAAGATTACTTGATTCCTCAAGCCGTTAAGCTGGAATATGTGGCTTTGAACATCAAAGATTTGGCTGACAAGCAAACCGTCAGCGCAGAAGAAGTACAAAAAGCTTACGACAGCAAAAGCGTAGATTTGTCGCCAAGAGCCGAAATTGCGCATATTTTCATTCCTGTTATGCCTAACGGAGATGAAGCAAGCAATGCGGAAATTAAAGCCGAAGTAGATAAAATGGCTGCAGAGCTCAAAGCGCACCCAGATGCTTTCGCCGAGCTGGCGGCCAAGTACTCCAAAGATTTGTCTAGCAGCAACAAAGGCGGCAATTTGGGCTACCTGAGCAAAAGCGGCGGCAGTGGCTTTGGACCTGAATTTGATAAAGCGGCATTTGCATTGGGCAAAGGCGAAGTCAGCGATACCGTTAAATCATCTTTGGGTTATCACGTTATCAAAGTTTTGAATGTCGAAGCTGAGCCGACTTTGGAACAAGCCAAAGCGCGTATCGAAGCAGCCTTGAAACTGAAAAAAGCAGCTTCTGCCTTTAATGCCGCTAAAGAAAAATTGGGTGAAGATGCCTTCAATGATCCATCTTCTTTGGCAAAAGCAGCCGCCAATTCAGGTTTGAAAGTGGAAAACTTGGATGAGTGGGTGACCAAAGCGGGCGCGAAGGAAGCCGGCTTGCCTGAAGCATTGATTAATGCCGCGTTTAGTGATGATGTACTGAAGAAAAAACACAATTCTGAAGTGATCGCCATCAACAACGATACCGTTTGGGTCATTCGTGCGAAAGAAGTGCGCGAAGAGAAAATTGCACCATTTGCAGAAGTCAAAGACACTGTCCGTGCAGCATATCTGCGCTCTGAAGCTGCCAAACTGGCGGAGAAGAAAGCCCAAGAAACTTTGGCCGCATTGAAAGCCGGTAAAGCTGCCGATATTCAATGGTCGCCTGTTTCTCAATTGAGCGCACAAGATGCACGTAAAACCATGTCTCCGGAAGCTTATGCGGCTTTGCTGAAAGCGCGTCCTGTCGGCGGCAAACCTGCGTATACATTGTTGGAAGGTATGCCTGCGCCGGTGATTATGGAAGTTCAGAGCGTTTCTGCTCCTGAAAATGCCGATTCACAGATTCCGGCTGCCAAACAGGCTTTGGTTCAGCAGCTTTCTGCCAATGTGTTCGATAATTTACTCCAGTATTTGGATAAAAAAATCGATCGTAAGCAAGGCGCACAGCAAGTTAATAATGCTGCCGAATAA
- a CDS encoding arsenate reductase → MIKLYGIPNCDTVKKARSWLAENGIEFEFVDFKKNAPTAELIDGWLEQAALEILLNKRGTTWRKLDKDAQESAATKEGAISLMVGNPSIIKRPVLVKEGQVHVGFSVEAYQEIFG, encoded by the coding sequence ATGATAAAACTATACGGTATTCCCAATTGCGATACGGTTAAAAAAGCGCGCAGTTGGTTGGCGGAAAACGGCATCGAGTTTGAGTTTGTAGATTTTAAGAAAAACGCCCCGACTGCCGAATTGATTGATGGCTGGCTGGAGCAGGCGGCTTTGGAAATTTTGCTCAATAAAAGAGGTACGACTTGGCGCAAGTTGGATAAAGATGCGCAAGAATCTGCCGCGACAAAAGAAGGTGCGATTTCTTTGATGGTGGGAAATCCCAGTATCATCAAGCGGCCTGTATTGGTCAAAGAAGGACAGGTTCATGTCGGATTTTCAGTAGAAGCGTATCAGGAAATTTTCGGATAA